In Miscanthus floridulus cultivar M001 chromosome 19, ASM1932011v1, whole genome shotgun sequence, the DNA window GACTGGAGGAAAGATAAGTCTGTTTGCTTAGTTTATTCCGGACAGCATACCACAACACATGAGGCTTCACAGCGTACGCAGCTTCTTCCACTACGGCCAACACACCAAAAGGGGAAAAAAAATCAAATACTCAAACTTCAACAAAGAGCAAAGAATGCCCCCAGCTGGCCAGCAGCACGTCTGCAGCATATGCAACTCCGAGGTCGAGCTGCTAGTTCCACAGAGTGAACAAGTACTTCAGGATGGCGACGGCGGCCAGTGCGGCGTGCGGGAAACGTCCTGCCGCCGGCACCACCACCAGGGCCAGCAGGCACACGCCGAGCAGccaaaggagaaggccgaggaaCGCCTGCATGGGGTCGGCGGAGGGGGTTCCGATCCCGACGGTGGCCACCGCGCCGAACAGCATCAGCACGCGTGCGGCGTCGAGG includes these proteins:
- the LOC136525300 gene encoding uncharacterized protein, which translates into the protein MANRADAAVVAAADREGLQNLFLDAARVLMLFGAVATVGIGTPSADPMQAFLGLLLWLLGVCLLALVVVPAAGRFPHAALAAVAILKYLFTLWN